The Candidatus Kaelpia imicola genome contains a region encoding:
- the mgtE gene encoding magnesium transporter, translating to MKREHLITSGIQELLNGKDYPAIKSIITELFSPDIAELLQSLEHEERVEIVKLIPSDRLSEIFSYLDNNSQILILQDLTTGRLKNVLDEMPSDERADLFLRITPELKKQLFSIMSEKERRDVEELIQYKENTAGALMTTEFAKVNPEINIGEATEILRNTALKRETIYYIYVTDKKDRLLGVFSLKDLLLAPAEKTVSEIMNTNFIKIQLNDDQEEAALLFKKYDLLALPVVDSLDNIHGIITVDDIVDVIEQEDTEDFHKMAAIETISEAYLKTPFHIVAKKRIGWLLLLLITYTVSTQLMKHYSFALESVIALAFFIPMLSGSAGNAGSQSATLIIRGLATGEMSFKDTFKIMKREIFMGLTLGTILGALGFLRAYLMQGNPFLGLTVGYSLALVITIATFMGSILPLILHKTGVDPAISAGPFLTTILDITSILIYFQVAKMLLGLVQ from the coding sequence ATGAAAAGAGAACACCTGATAACCTCTGGGATACAAGAGCTTCTGAATGGTAAAGACTACCCTGCCATAAAAAGTATAATAACAGAGCTATTCTCCCCGGACATCGCAGAGTTACTACAATCATTAGAGCATGAAGAGAGAGTAGAGATAGTTAAATTAATACCTTCAGATAGACTCTCTGAGATATTTAGCTATCTGGATAACAATAGTCAGATTCTCATTCTGCAGGATTTAACTACAGGCAGACTTAAGAATGTTCTTGATGAGATGCCATCTGATGAAAGAGCAGACCTCTTCCTTAGAATCACACCTGAGCTCAAAAAACAACTATTCTCAATCATGTCGGAGAAAGAGAGAAGAGATGTCGAAGAGCTAATCCAATACAAGGAGAATACCGCTGGAGCATTGATGACAACAGAGTTTGCCAAGGTTAACCCCGAAATAAACATTGGAGAGGCAACCGAAATCCTAAGAAACACAGCATTGAAGAGAGAGACCATATATTACATATATGTAACTGATAAAAAAGATAGACTTTTAGGGGTCTTCTCCCTGAAAGACCTTCTCCTGGCACCAGCAGAGAAAACGGTAAGCGAAATAATGAATACCAATTTTATAAAAATCCAGCTTAACGATGACCAGGAAGAAGCAGCATTACTATTTAAAAAATACGATCTGCTGGCATTACCAGTCGTCGATAGCCTGGACAACATTCACGGCATTATAACAGTCGATGACATAGTAGACGTTATTGAACAAGAGGATACAGAAGATTTTCATAAGATGGCAGCAATCGAAACAATATCTGAAGCCTACCTTAAAACCCCATTCCATATCGTTGCAAAAAAGAGAATAGGATGGCTGCTCTTATTGCTGATAACATATACCGTATCTACTCAGCTTATGAAACACTACTCATTTGCCTTAGAGTCAGTCATAGCCCTGGCATTCTTTATACCTATGCTCTCAGGCTCTGCCGGTAACGCCGGGTCTCAATCAGCCACGCTTATTATAAGAGGACTGGCAACCGGAGAGATGAGCTTTAAAGATACCTTTAAAATCATGAAACGGGAGATATTTATGGGGCTCACGCTGGGAACAATACTGGGAGCTCTGGGATTCTTAAGAGCCTACCTCATGCAGGGCAACCCCTTCCTCGGACTTACAGTAGGCTACTCTCTGGCTCTTGTTATAACAATCGCAACTTTCATGGGGAGTATCCTGCCTTTAATTCTACATAAAACAGGAGTAGACCCCGCAATATCCGCAGGACCGTTTCTAACTACCATACTGGACATAACATCAATATTGATATACTTTCAAGTGGCAAAGATGCTTTTAGGCCTTGTTCAGTAG
- a CDS encoding ATP-dependent DNA helicase, with translation MSIESIETKIIEGLNAQQKKAVQHGDGPLLIIAGAGTGKTLVLTRRIVDLISSKKAYPKDILALTFTEKAAEEMEERVDILMPYGYTDMMISTFHAFGDRVLKENALELGLSPDLYVLSRAEQIIFFREHLFEFPLNYFRPLGDPTKYVESILALISRAKDEDLSSEEYLNYVDGLKRELKNNPDDKVLSERIKKDEEVALSYQKYQKILHRESKIDFGDQVYLSLKLFREHPAILKEYQDRFKYILVDEFQDTNHSQFELLKLLVGDRGNITVCGDDDQSIYKFRGAALSNIMEFMDIYPDAEKIILKESYRSNQKILDFAYRSISYNNPDRLEVKENLDKRLKANFKEGSGVKYYNFDTLSDESDWVSFRIERMVKEEGYSYKDFAILVRSNKDADPFIRSLNIRSIPLRFSGSEGLYFQEEVRFFISWLKFLTNPDDSLSLYYILSSKLYGFKIEVLSLMMSRAKLLNRSLYYLIAHFKKDDIADVFIDDESSGKIDSFLESLDDLFRLSLNMNTGQLLFGILNQSGYLKTLTSKGLEAESEIKNIARFFEIVRSTSRILTNDDIYNFTPYLNSLMEAGDDPSLSEPDYDIDSVNVLTIHKAKGLEFKIVFLVSLVSDKFPVRRRREAIALADDLLRMKEHWLPEGDPHIQEERRLFYVGTTRAREMLFLSSARDYGAKRAKKASLFVMEALDLPKQPGVALKSSAWEVIQRSRAREFERTEEPKPLRSDELLNLSHLQVDDYFTCPLKYKYIHILRIPVIQHHSVIYGKAIHDAIQIYLREKIKERSIALNLILDVFKSSWISEGFLTREHEEMRFYEGEELLKKFYENEESSKIRPTYVEKEFVFLIDYNRISGRWDRVDIVDNRVSIIDYKTSNVDDYSRAQRKAKESLQLGIYALAYKRIFGSIPDSLQLHFIDSGIVGSVSFKEQDLKNVEERISFASKGIRERDFNPKPSYFACAYCVFKNICPFTLKGV, from the coding sequence ATGAGTATAGAATCAATTGAGACAAAGATTATTGAGGGTCTCAATGCTCAGCAGAAGAAGGCTGTTCAGCATGGAGATGGTCCGCTTCTAATCATAGCAGGTGCCGGAACAGGCAAGACTCTGGTATTGACAAGAAGGATAGTAGATCTTATCTCTTCTAAAAAAGCATATCCTAAAGATATTCTGGCATTGACTTTTACAGAGAAGGCTGCCGAGGAGATGGAAGAGAGAGTAGATATTTTAATGCCCTACGGTTATACCGATATGATGATATCTACATTCCATGCTTTTGGAGATAGGGTCTTAAAAGAGAATGCTCTTGAGCTTGGGTTATCTCCTGATTTATATGTTCTATCCCGCGCTGAGCAGATTATATTTTTCAGAGAGCATCTTTTTGAATTTCCTCTGAATTATTTTAGACCTCTGGGCGATCCCACCAAGTATGTTGAATCTATTTTGGCTCTGATATCACGTGCTAAAGACGAAGATCTATCTTCCGAAGAATATCTTAACTACGTTGACGGTTTAAAGAGAGAGTTAAAGAATAATCCCGATGATAAGGTCTTAAGTGAAAGGATCAAAAAAGATGAAGAGGTAGCGTTATCCTACCAGAAATATCAGAAGATTTTGCACAGAGAGTCTAAGATTGATTTCGGTGATCAGGTCTATCTATCTTTAAAGCTTTTTAGGGAGCACCCGGCTATTCTTAAAGAGTATCAGGACAGATTTAAATATATTCTTGTAGATGAGTTTCAGGATACAAACCATTCTCAGTTTGAACTGCTTAAGCTTCTGGTGGGCGATAGAGGTAATATTACTGTTTGCGGTGACGATGACCAGTCAATATACAAGTTTAGAGGGGCGGCCTTAAGCAATATTATGGAGTTTATGGATATATATCCTGATGCAGAGAAAATAATATTAAAAGAGAGTTACCGTTCTAATCAAAAGATACTTGATTTTGCCTATCGTTCCATATCTTATAATAATCCCGATAGACTTGAGGTTAAGGAGAATTTGGATAAGAGATTAAAAGCTAACTTTAAAGAAGGCAGCGGGGTTAAATATTACAATTTCGATACTCTATCTGATGAATCCGATTGGGTCTCTTTCAGGATAGAGAGAATGGTAAAAGAGGAAGGGTACTCCTATAAAGATTTTGCAATTTTAGTACGTTCCAATAAAGATGCAGACCCGTTTATAAGATCATTGAATATAAGGTCTATTCCGCTGAGGTTTTCCGGTAGCGAGGGTCTCTATTTTCAGGAAGAGGTAAGATTTTTCATCTCTTGGCTCAAATTTTTAACCAACCCCGACGATAGCCTTAGTCTATATTATATCCTATCTTCTAAGCTTTATGGCTTTAAGATAGAGGTTCTATCTTTAATGATGAGTAGAGCAAAACTTCTTAATCGTTCTCTCTATTATTTAATTGCTCATTTTAAAAAAGATGATATAGCAGATGTTTTTATAGACGATGAGAGTTCCGGGAAGATAGACTCTTTCTTAGAGAGTCTGGATGATCTCTTTCGTCTCTCTTTGAATATGAATACAGGCCAGCTTCTGTTTGGAATTTTAAACCAGAGCGGCTACCTTAAGACCTTAACTTCAAAAGGGCTAGAGGCAGAGTCTGAGATAAAAAATATTGCCAGGTTTTTTGAGATAGTCAGAAGTACCTCCCGCATTTTAACCAACGACGATATCTACAATTTCACGCCCTATCTTAATTCTCTAATGGAGGCTGGAGATGATCCTTCACTGTCCGAACCTGACTACGATATTGACTCTGTAAACGTTTTAACAATACATAAGGCTAAAGGATTGGAGTTTAAGATAGTCTTTTTGGTCAGTCTTGTCTCGGATAAATTTCCGGTAAGGAGGAGGAGAGAGGCGATAGCTTTGGCTGATGATCTACTCAGAATGAAGGAGCATTGGCTTCCTGAGGGCGATCCTCATATCCAGGAGGAGCGGAGACTTTTTTATGTGGGAACGACAAGGGCCAGAGAGATGCTTTTTCTGAGCTCGGCCCGTGATTATGGCGCAAAGAGAGCCAAGAAAGCATCTCTATTTGTAATGGAGGCACTGGACTTACCTAAGCAGCCGGGGGTAGCTCTTAAATCTTCAGCCTGGGAAGTTATTCAGCGCTCCAGGGCCCGGGAGTTTGAAAGAACGGAAGAGCCTAAACCGCTTAGGAGCGATGAGCTATTGAACTTAAGTCACCTGCAGGTCGATGACTATTTTACCTGTCCGCTTAAGTATAAGTATATTCATATTCTCAGAATTCCCGTCATTCAGCACCATAGTGTTATCTATGGCAAAGCGATACACGATGCTATTCAGATATACCTCAGAGAGAAGATAAAAGAGAGAAGCATAGCTTTGAATTTAATACTGGATGTTTTTAAGAGCTCCTGGATATCTGAAGGTTTCTTGACCAGAGAACATGAAGAGATGAGGTTCTATGAGGGCGAGGAGCTGTTAAAGAAATTTTATGAGAATGAAGAGTCATCCAAGATAAGACCTACTTATGTCGAAAAAGAGTTTGTCTTCTTAATTGATTACAATCGGATCTCAGGGCGCTGGGATAGGGTGGATATAGTCGATAATAGGGTAAGTATAATAGATTATAAGACTTCAAATGTAGATGATTACAGCAGAGCTCAAAGGAAAGCAAAAGAGAGTTTACAGCTTGGAATATACGCATTGGCTTACAAGAGAATATTTGGCTCTATTCCTGACTCTCTGCAGCTCCACTTTATAGATTCCGGAATTGTAGGTAGTGTTAGTTTTAAGGAGCAGGATTTAAAGAACGTGGAGGAGAGGATATCTTTTGCCTCCAAAGGGATCAGGGAGAGAGATTTCAATCCCAAGCCAAGTTATTTTGCCTGTGCTTATTGCGTCTTTAAAAATATATGCCCTTTTACACTTAAAGGAGTTTGA
- a CDS encoding NYN domain-containing protein, giving the protein MLYLLDGYNVLRRMQDLYPGIAGENKESLISFLSHYKPQGRNNAIVFFDGYGDMSNSYGKIKVLFSRDISADEHILEFLKKSQKQKCYYLVTDDRELGFKAGNFDARVIAVTDFVGAVFKRKRREEKESSDKISPFSPQAYEINKELEDLWLKRRRNTG; this is encoded by the coding sequence ATGCTATATCTTTTAGATGGTTATAATGTTTTAAGAAGAATGCAGGATCTCTACCCTGGTATTGCAGGAGAGAATAAAGAGTCTCTGATTAGTTTCCTCTCTCATTATAAACCTCAGGGCAGGAATAACGCCATTGTTTTTTTTGATGGTTATGGAGATATGTCCAATAGTTATGGTAAAATTAAAGTTCTCTTCAGCAGAGATATTTCAGCTGATGAACATATTCTTGAATTTTTAAAGAAAAGTCAGAAGCAGAAATGTTATTATCTTGTAACTGATGATAGAGAGCTGGGTTTTAAAGCCGGGAATTTTGATGCCAGAGTTATAGCGGTAACTGATTTTGTGGGCGCCGTATTTAAGAGAAAGAGAAGAGAAGAAAAAGAGAGCAGCGATAAGATTAGTCCGTTTTCACCTCAGGCTTATGAGATAAATAAAGAATTGGAGGATCTATGGTTGAAAAGAAGAAGAAATACTGGGTGA
- the lepB gene encoding signal peptidase I — protein MVEKKKKYWVREWTESIVIALVVALFIRTFIVEAFKIPSGSMKPTLEVGDRIFVNKMVYRFNDIEAGDIVVFRYPKEPKRYFVKRLVAKGNDKVQIKDGSIIVNGEVLKEPDIFKNNYYYNAEEYGPQGRIITIPENQYYVLGDNSAFSKDSRYWGFVPRKNIVGKVFLRFWPLWRVGLVR, from the coding sequence ATGGTTGAAAAGAAGAAGAAATACTGGGTGAGAGAGTGGACAGAATCTATTGTTATAGCTTTGGTCGTCGCTCTTTTTATACGGACTTTTATAGTCGAGGCGTTTAAAATTCCTTCCGGTTCAATGAAACCTACACTGGAAGTAGGAGATAGGATATTCGTCAACAAGATGGTATATAGGTTTAACGATATTGAAGCAGGGGATATTGTGGTATTCAGGTATCCTAAAGAACCCAAAAGGTATTTTGTCAAAAGGCTTGTTGCTAAAGGTAATGATAAGGTCCAGATAAAAGACGGCAGTATCATAGTAAATGGCGAGGTTCTCAAAGAGCCCGATATTTTTAAAAACAATTATTACTATAATGCTGAGGAGTATGGACCTCAGGGGCGGATTATTACTATACCTGAGAATCAATATTACGTTTTGGGTGATAATTCAGCCTTCTCTAAAGATTCTCGTTACTGGGGGTTTGTGCCCAGAAAAAATATTGTCGGTAAAGTATTTCTGCGTTTCTGGCCTCTCTGGCGGGTTGGACTTGTTAGGTGA
- a CDS encoding YMGG-like glycine zipper-containing protein, which yields MMLRIFFALVLSVALISGCTTTQKGAATGSALGAGIGAIIGHQSGDTAEGAVVGAAAGGLAGALVGEQMDTLYCPVCGRRFTSGNQYCPYDGSELKPLQK from the coding sequence ATGATGTTAAGAATTTTCTTTGCATTAGTTTTATCGGTAGCCTTAATCTCAGGTTGTACTACAACCCAAAAAGGTGCGGCTACTGGTTCTGCATTGGGAGCTGGTATAGGTGCTATTATAGGACATCAATCTGGTGATACAGCTGAGGGTGCTGTTGTCGGTGCTGCAGCCGGCGGTCTTGCAGGAGCTTTAGTGGGTGAACAGATGGATACTCTCTATTGTCCTGTATGCGGCAGAAGATTTACCAGCGGTAATCAGTATTGCCCTTACGATGGCAGTGAGTTAAAACCTCTTCAAAAATAG
- a CDS encoding CDP-alcohol phosphatidyltransferase family protein, whose amino-acid sequence MNIANFISALRLVVLPFFIIAGCSYSAGEEVLRYVILGLLLFSFITDALDGFIARAKGITTKIGAFLDPLCDKLLINASFLILVFKPEFKGALGLPVWVVIVVFSRDFFIALGSFILHMEGKLHIVPSYLGKIAVFLQMTSIISGFLLLPYTPYIWHLTGIITALAGIGYFIREIRA is encoded by the coding sequence GTGAATATTGCTAATTTCATTAGCGCATTAAGGTTAGTTGTACTCCCTTTTTTTATAATAGCAGGCTGTTCTTATTCTGCTGGCGAGGAAGTATTAAGATATGTAATTTTAGGGCTGTTGCTATTCTCTTTTATTACAGATGCTTTAGACGGTTTTATTGCCAGAGCAAAGGGAATAACAACTAAGATCGGTGCTTTTCTTGATCCCCTATGCGATAAACTTCTAATAAATGCGTCGTTTCTTATACTTGTATTTAAGCCGGAGTTTAAAGGGGCTCTGGGTCTTCCCGTCTGGGTCGTTATAGTAGTATTCTCAAGAGATTTTTTTATAGCACTGGGAAGCTTTATACTCCACATGGAGGGTAAGCTTCATATCGTACCATCTTACCTGGGTAAGATTGCTGTGTTTTTGCAGATGACATCAATAATATCAGGTTTTTTGCTCCTCCCGTATACACCGTATATCTGGCACCTTACAGGTATAATCACAGCTTTAGCTGGAATAGGCTATTTTATTAGAGAGATTCGCGCTTAA
- the der gene encoding ribosome biogenesis GTPase Der has protein sequence MSSYPVVAIIGRPNVGKSTLFNRLLGTRRAIIEKSKGVTRDRAYGDIEWDGAYFTLIDTGGIVTSEDLKKDISVKVREQSLKAIRESDIVVFVVDAAEGLHPLDGEIADILRIEEREVVVVVNKVDNQKMEPALSEFYGLGIDNIVAISAMHGRAVDLLLDILKERLPLVPQREELSGAIKLAIIGRPNVGKSSFLNAVLDDERVLVDDKPGTTRDAIDTFLKFKDSEFILIDTAGIRHRGKIKAGIDYFSSVRTRKAISEADIVLFMIDGYDGIRKDDLHYIYNIWEAKKGMVLGINKRDLIEKSLGEYEKLIKERLPIVEYMPIVYFSAKEREGLEEVLLIAKAVYENMGLRIKTSQLNSFIEEIKDSHPGMARGKKIFKVYYGAQVDTYPPKMVFTVNHPELIKKNYLNFLERRLRRKFGFFGSPINMVFNGKKER, from the coding sequence ATGTCATCCTATCCTGTAGTTGCAATTATTGGCAGACCCAATGTAGGCAAGTCTACTCTCTTCAATCGTCTCTTAGGTACAAGGCGTGCAATTATAGAGAAGAGCAAAGGGGTTACAAGAGACAGGGCATATGGCGACATAGAGTGGGATGGTGCCTACTTCACTCTTATAGATACCGGAGGTATTGTAACTTCAGAGGATCTTAAAAAGGATATCTCTGTTAAGGTTAGAGAGCAGAGCTTAAAAGCTATTCGAGAGTCTGATATTGTAGTTTTTGTTGTTGATGCAGCAGAGGGACTCCATCCATTGGATGGGGAGATAGCAGATATCTTGCGTATAGAAGAGAGAGAGGTTGTAGTGGTGGTAAATAAAGTGGATAATCAGAAGATGGAGCCGGCTCTCTCTGAGTTTTACGGTCTTGGCATAGATAATATAGTTGCTATCTCAGCCATGCATGGAAGAGCGGTAGATTTACTGTTAGACATTCTAAAAGAACGCCTTCCTCTGGTACCTCAAAGAGAAGAGCTGAGCGGAGCTATCAAGCTTGCTATCATAGGCAGACCCAATGTAGGCAAGTCCTCTTTCTTAAATGCGGTTTTGGATGATGAGCGTGTTCTGGTTGACGATAAGCCTGGAACTACAAGAGATGCGATAGATACGTTTTTAAAATTTAAAGATTCTGAATTTATTCTTATTGATACTGCCGGAATAAGACATAGAGGCAAGATAAAAGCAGGTATTGATTATTTTAGTTCTGTTAGGACTAGAAAAGCAATAAGTGAGGCTGATATCGTTCTCTTTATGATAGACGGTTATGACGGGATAAGGAAGGACGATCTCCATTATATTTATAACATCTGGGAAGCTAAGAAGGGAATGGTCTTAGGTATAAATAAAAGAGATCTGATTGAAAAATCCTTGGGCGAATATGAAAAGTTAATAAAAGAGAGGTTGCCTATTGTAGAGTATATGCCTATTGTCTATTTCTCAGCTAAAGAGAGAGAGGGATTAGAAGAGGTGCTTCTAATTGCTAAGGCGGTCTATGAGAATATGGGCTTGAGGATAAAAACATCGCAGCTAAACAGTTTTATTGAAGAGATAAAAGATTCTCATCCCGGTATGGCCAGAGGTAAGAAGATTTTCAAGGTCTATTACGGTGCTCAGGTTGATACCTACCCTCCCAAGATGGTCTTTACCGTCAATCATCCCGAATTAATAAAGAAGAACTATCTAAATTTTCTTGAGCGAAGATTACGCCGTAAATTTGGATTCTTTGGCTCGCCTATTAATATGGTATTTAACGGGAAAAAGGAGAGATAG
- the plsY gene encoding glycerol-3-phosphate 1-O-acyltransferase PlsY, giving the protein MEKIVFIFFAYIVGGIPFAYITSKVFSRVDIRKRGSGNVGATNVLRVVGPSAGILVLLLDILKGFLIIKLAPQSVVYLSGLAVIVGHCWTPFLRFKGGKGVATTMGVLLGINPMFCLYTVLSWLVIFSIFKIVSLSSISAALILPIILLVRAEQPLLLVFVAIYSALIIFRHQDNLIRLIRREEKKIKFKSKG; this is encoded by the coding sequence GTGGAAAAGATAGTCTTTATCTTCTTTGCTTACATAGTAGGGGGGATTCCGTTTGCTTATATTACATCCAAGGTTTTTTCCAGAGTTGATATCAGAAAGAGAGGCAGTGGTAATGTTGGTGCGACAAACGTGCTTAGAGTTGTCGGTCCAAGCGCCGGAATATTAGTTCTTTTGCTGGATATTCTTAAAGGTTTTTTGATTATAAAACTGGCACCTCAAAGCGTTGTCTACCTATCAGGCTTGGCTGTTATTGTTGGCCACTGCTGGACCCCTTTTCTTCGCTTTAAAGGCGGTAAAGGTGTTGCAACTACTATGGGAGTTCTTTTAGGCATAAATCCTATGTTCTGTCTATATACTGTCTTAAGCTGGCTTGTTATATTTAGTATTTTTAAGATTGTTTCGCTCTCTTCGATCTCAGCAGCTTTGATTTTACCTATTATTCTTCTTGTCAGAGCTGAGCAGCCGCTTTTATTGGTCTTTGTAGCTATATATTCAGCCCTCATAATATTTCGCCATCAGGATAATCTTATTAGATTGATAAGAAGGGAAGAGAAGAAGATAAAGTTCAAAAGCAAAGGTTAA
- a CDS encoding sigma factor-like helix-turn-helix DNA-binding protein — MNLKTGGILLIVFSLIYLSSDDAYARRIKTNDSKERSIEYGHTFIFDAIKKGDLPSVFSRQDIIHLTGEPYQSVHYYTNLLVGVGVLEVVQESKLTPQEGRTPTMYQLNPPFNIRRNLELLTGIPEMERAYTKQELTEVCPIIKRKFEALSRAVQSLHISVDSLFKEQEFKIKEQLLINMSYYGMLDFFESFSSIHIQEGSSHGLDLSSGNDLIITFPSIDDFISQQTYNNFQHYAIQVESVAYSIVTRDAELEGLLLPFFKDIGLEPPENKAVSSASERINLFISRAVGMYRGALFLEHMSYDPSLFESFVNHRDDEAVQPLYEQFVMCEIAMTHYILNAIRSLPEEQAKILVLRDLYRLPLKEVAVQFDIKKEDVRRIEMEAWDELRRSDLVNRLDSIVQRAEEISIEALKILGLYREDYPI, encoded by the coding sequence CGGCCACACGTTTATTTTTGATGCTATTAAAAAGGGTGACTTACCTTCTGTTTTTTCTAGACAAGATATTATACATTTAACCGGAGAACCATATCAATCTGTGCATTATTATACGAATTTGCTAGTTGGGGTGGGGGTATTAGAAGTAGTACAGGAGAGCAAGCTAACTCCTCAGGAGGGAAGAACTCCAACTATGTATCAATTAAATCCACCTTTTAATATAAGGAGAAACCTAGAATTGTTGACAGGAATACCAGAGATGGAGAGGGCGTATACTAAACAAGAGCTTACAGAGGTATGCCCAATTATAAAAAGAAAATTTGAAGCTTTATCAAGAGCAGTACAAAGTTTACATATTAGCGTTGACTCCCTGTTTAAAGAACAGGAATTTAAAATAAAGGAGCAGCTATTGATTAATATGAGTTACTATGGAATGCTAGATTTTTTTGAAAGTTTTTCTTCTATTCATATACAGGAAGGAAGCAGTCATGGATTAGATTTATCCTCAGGAAATGATTTAATAATTACTTTTCCATCAATTGATGATTTTATTTCGCAGCAAACATATAATAATTTTCAGCATTATGCGATACAAGTAGAAAGCGTAGCTTATTCTATAGTTACTAGAGATGCAGAGCTAGAAGGACTTTTATTACCTTTTTTCAAAGATATAGGTTTAGAACCTCCGGAAAATAAAGCTGTTTCATCAGCATCAGAAAGGATAAACTTGTTTATTTCTCGTGCAGTGGGAATGTATCGCGGGGCTCTTTTCTTAGAGCATATGTCGTATGATCCCTCGCTTTTCGAATCATTTGTAAATCATAGAGATGATGAAGCAGTTCAGCCGCTCTATGAGCAGTTTGTTATGTGTGAAATAGCTATGACACACTATATATTGAATGCAATACGCAGCTTACCTGAAGAGCAAGCAAAGATTCTGGTGTTGAGGGATTTATATAGGCTACCCCTAAAAGAGGTAGCAGTACAATTTGATATTAAAAAAGAGGATGTTAGAAGAATTGAAATGGAAGCATGGGATGAATTAAGAAGATCGGATCTTGTCAACAGATTAGATTCTATTGTTCAAAGAGCTGAAGAGATATCTATTGAAGCACTTAAAATATTAGGGTTGTATAGAGAAGACTACCCTATCTAA